The proteins below come from a single Garra rufa chromosome 3, GarRuf1.0, whole genome shotgun sequence genomic window:
- the LOC141332271 gene encoding ADAMTS-like protein 3, with the protein MRVLSSAACEGSPRPEDREECSSQACVEWLTGPWGKCTGRCLGPAVATQSRTVSCRRFSNSTSKTCDPTERPSPVRNCSSEMCDVHWKVFPWRTCTASCGSGFQSRRVECLHRQNKKTLPDLHCAWQRRPSTWQHCNITSCGSECKDRTHYCPVVKRLKLCPVDLYRQRCCQTCSQDTSAT; encoded by the exons ATGAGGGTTTTGTCCAGCGCAGCGTGTGAAGGATCTCCTCGACCTGAAGACAGGGAAGAGTGCAGCTCACAAGCATGTGTGGAGTGGCTCACTGGCCCCTGGGGGAAG TGCACAGGTCGCTGTCTTGGGCCAGCGGTGGCCACGCAGAGCAGAACCGTCTCATGCAGACGCTTCAGCAACTCCACGTCCAAAACCTGCGATCCAACAGAAAG ACCGTCACCCGTGAGGAACTGCTCGTCAGAGATGTGTGACGTGCACTGGAAGGTGTTCCCGTGGAGGACGTGTACGGCGTCGTGCGGCAGCGGCTTCCAGTCCCGCCGAGTGGAGTGCCTCCATCGCCAAAACAAAAAAACCCTCCCTGACCTGCACTGCGCCTGGCAACGGCGGCCTTCAACCTGGCAACACTGCAACATCACTTCCTGTGGCA GCGAGTGTAAGGACAGAACCCACTACTGTCCCGTGGTGAAACGGCTCAAGCTTTGCCCCGTGGATCTGTACCGGCAACGCTGCTGCCAGACCTGCTCACAGGACACCAGCGCCACCTAG